The Leclercia adecarboxylata region AGTTCACAGGTGGGTAATGATACCAACGTGTTGATTTCGTATTTTCACTGACACCAGGATCATCCTGATGTTACAAGGATTGAATGACTACAGATTAAAATAGTCATCAACAGGTTGACAGCATTACCGGGTTTTATTATCAACAATCGCTTTTAATACCCCACGGGTATCGTTCATCACTCTGGCGCGCGGAATTGCAGCTACAGGCAATGTCACCACCTGAATATCAGCACCACTCTCTCTGGCTTGTTCTTCTGTCATACCAACCCTGGACAGGGGCGGTGTCATAAATACGGAATAAGGCACATTTTTCCGATCATCAGTACTACGTTTGCCTTCACCCAGTAACTCATCACGTACAATGCGGTAATCATCCAGTGATATGTAAGTAAATTGCAGCCCGCCGGTAACATCTCCCATCGCCCAAATATTGTCTGCGGTGGTATGTAATCGCTTGTCAACGACAATTGCCCCGCGCTCGTTTACTGCGATACCGGCATTTTCTGGATGTAACGAAGCGGTAGCCGGTTGACGACCGGAAGCTATTAACAGTGCATCCACCGCCAGTTGGGCGTGCTCGCTATGCACTTGCACTTGATTTTCATGGTGACTGATTCGCTCCACATGGGCATTGAGGATAATATCGACGCCCTGATCGCGTAAAATCGTCGCGATATTATCAGCAATATCCCGATCTTCCCGAGGCAAAAACAGCGAAGCTGCCTCTAAAATGGTTACTTTGCTGCCAAAATTAGCGAACATAGAGGCGAACTCAACGCCAATATATCCGCCGCCCAAAATACCTAAATGCCCAGGCAATTCTTTTAGATTAAGTAATCCGGTGCTGTCATATACACCAGGCGTGGTGGTAATTCCAGGAATTGGCGGAACCACGGCTTGTGCACCGGTATTAATAAAAATTTTCTCGCCATGAATCTCCAAATTTCCCTCAGGCCGATGAACACGCAGGCTATGATTATTGATAAACTCCGCCTGGCCGTCGATCACGTCGATATTGGGCATATCCGCAAGATTATGAAAATTCTTATTACGTAAAAAATTAACCACTTCATTTTTACGCTGTATGGCACGGACAAAATCTGTGTGCTGCTGTGCGTCATGAACCAATGTTTTGGTTGGGATACAGCCGATATTAATACAGGTCCCGCCATACATTGCATTTGATTGTTCGATGAGAGCCACACGCCAACCTGCTTTTGCCAGCGTGACGGCTAATGTTTTTCCAGCCTTGCCAAAACCAATAATAACTGCCTGATATTTATTCATGATGATTTCCTGTCGAAACGCGTTCATTTGACATCATGACTATAGACGCAAAAGGTGATGCTGCCAACTTACTGATTTAGTGTATGATGGTGTTTTTGAGGTGCTCCAGTGGCTTCTGTTTGGCTTTGTTGAATAAATCGAACTTTTGCTGAGTTGAAGGATCAGATCACGCATCTTCCCGACAACGCAGACCGTTCCGTGGCAAAGCAAAAGTTCAAAATCACCAACTGGCCCACCTACAATAAAGCCCTCATCAACCGTGGCTCCATAACTTTCTGGCTGGATGATGAAGCTATTCAGGCCTGGTATGAGTCGGCAACGCCTTCATCACGGGGAAGACCTCAGCGCTATTCTGATCTCGCCATCACCACCGTTCTGGTCATTAAACGCGTGTTCAGGTTGACCCTGCGGGCTGCACAGGGTTTTATTGATTCCATTTTTACACTGATGAATGTTCCGTTGCGCTGCCCGGATTACACCAGTGTCAGCAAGCGCGCAAAGTCGGTTAATGTCAGTTTCAAAACGCCCACCCGGGGTGAAATCGCGCATCTGGTGATTGATTCCACCGGGCTGAAGGTCTTTGGTGAAGGCGAATGGAAAGTCAAAAAACATGGCCAGGAACGCCGCCGTATCTGGCGAAAGTTGCATCTGGCAGTTGACAGCAACACACATGAAATCATCTGTGCAGACCTGTCGCTGAACAATGTGACGGACTCAGAAGCCTTCCCGGGTCTTATCCGGCAGACTCACAGAAAAATCAGGGCAGCATCGGCAGACGGCGCTTACGACACCCGGCTCTGTCACGATGAACTGCGGCGTAAGAAAATCAGCGCGCTTATCCCGCCCCGAAAAGGCGCGGGTTACTGGCCCGGTGAATATGCAGACCGTAACCGTGCTGTTGCGAATCAGCGGCTGACCGGGAGTAATGCGCGGTGGAAATGGACAACAGATTATAACCGTCGCTCGATAGCGGAAACGGCGATGTACCGGGTAAAACAGCTGTTCGGAGGTTCACTGACACTGCGTGACTACGATGGTCAGGTTGCAGAGGCTATGGCCCTGGTACGAGCGCTGAACAAAATGACGAAAGCAGGTATGCCTGAAAGCGTGCGTATTGCCTGAAAACACAACCCGCTACGGGGGAGACTTACCCGAAATCTGATTTATTCAACAAAGCCGGGGAGAGCATGAAAATGATGGATATGAGCGGTCACGATCAGGCCGCAATGTCCCATGAAATGATGCAAAACGGCAATTCTGCTGCCCATCAGGACATGGCTGAAATGCATAAAAAAATGATGAAATCCAAACCTGAGAACACCCAAGAAACTGCTAAGCCATTTTCCGAAATGAACGAGCATGAGAAAGCCGCTGTTGTGCATGAGAAGGCGAATAATGGTCTATCTTCCGTTATTCATCAGCAGCAGGCTGAAAAGCATCGCAGCCAGATCACCCAGAATTAACCCGCAGCTCCACTTGTTAGACCCTCATTTGACGCCGAAGTCACTGGCTTACGCTCCCGTCCGGGAGCGTTTTTTTCCCATATATCAAACTTTAACTCTGAAGAGGTGGAAGTATCTGACCAACACTGTCACGTAACGCCAGATAACTACAAAAACACCTCAGGTGAACGTAAGCGTTAAGTGAGCGCCGTATTGACGGCTATTTATTGGTGAGATCTACGTTCCATGGCAGCAGTTCGGCCACTTTGTTGATGGGCCACTCCGGCAATACGCTCAGGATATGGCGAAGGTAACCCTCTGGATCGATACCGTTCAGCCTGCACGTTCCGATCAGACCATACAGCAGGGCACCACGTTCACCACCATGATCACTGCCGAAGAAGATGTAGTTTTTCTTGCCCAGACAGACCGCTCGTAGCGCGCGCTCAGCAGCGTTATTATCCGGCTCTGCCAGACCATCATCGCAGTAGTAACACAGGGCATCCCACTGGTTCAGTGCATAAGCGAACGCCTCGCCTAACCGGGATTTTTTCGACAGAGTGGCACTTTTCTCCACCAACCAGTCATGCAGGGATATCAGCAACGGTTAACTTCGGGACCGTCTGGCGGCCAGCCGCTGAGATGCCGGAAGGCCGCGTATTTCCTCTTCTATCGCGTATAACTCACTGATGCGCTTCAGAGCCTCCTCTGCTGTGGCCGTCCGGGTGCTGATATAGACGTCATGGATTTTGCGCCGCGCATGAGCCCAGCATGCCGCTTCTGTCAACGGCCACCTTCACGCTCTGCGCTGAACAACCTGTCGTACCCTGCGAAGGCATCTGCCTGCAGCACGCCATGATAGTGCCGAAGATGTTGCTGAGGGTGTTTCCCCTGTCGGTCCGGTGAGAAGGCGAACCATGCCGCTGGCGGATCTGATGAACCCGCGCTTCTGTTATCACGGACATATGTCCAGATACGCCCGGTTTTCGTCTTCTTTCTGCCCGGCGCCAGCACGGGCACCGGAGTGTCATCCGTATGCAGTTTGCGGCAGTCCATCACGTAGTGGTAGAGGGCTTCATCCAGCGGGGCCATTAACCGGCAGCACGCATCCACCCAGTTGGAGAGCAGCGCACGACTCAGATCCACACCCTGACGGGCAAAGATTTCGCACTGGCGATACAGCGGCAGGTGTTCACAGTATTTGGCCGTTAACACGCGGGCCAGCAGACCCGGCCCGGCGATGCCCCGGTCGATAGGACGTGAGGGCGCTGGCGCTTCAACGACGCAGTCGCATCGGGTACAGGCCTTTTTCACCCTGACCGTGCGGATCACTTTCAGGGCGCTGGAGACCAGCTCCAGTTGCTCCGCGCTGACTTCGCTGAGATAGGCCATATCACTACCGCAACCAGGACAGCTGGTTTCAGCTGGCTCCAGTCTGTTTATTTCGCGGGGAAGATGTTCCGGTAACGGGCGACGATGACGGGACTGGCGCAACTGACGCGGAACCTGCTGATCATTGTCCCGGCCGTTGTAACGATCGCTTTGCTGCTCCTGCTGTTTCAGCAGGGCTTCGGCTTCTTCGACCTGCCGGCGTAGCTTTTCTGAACGGGTACCGAACAGCATTCGGCGCAGTTTTTCTATCTGAGCCCGCAGATGTTCTATTTCACGCTCTTCGTTCTCTATTTTCTCTTCTGCGCGGGCCAGCGCTGAACGCAGGAACGACTCAGTCTCAGCAACGAGACTGAGCTGGCTGTCTTTCTGGCGAAGCGCGTCTTCCAGCGCAGCGATACGGGCGAGATAGTCCTGACTCATGACCCCATTTATAATGCGGTCATGCGCTTTTTACAACATCGTCAGTGAGTTAAGGCGTGCAGTTTTAGGTTTCCGCCAGTCCAGCTTATCGAGGAGCATGGCGAGTTGTGAGCGGGTGATGGCGATTTTGCCGTCGCGTACAGCAGGCCAGACGAACTGTCCCTCTTCCAGACGTTTGGTAAACAGACACAGACCGTCAGCATCAGCCCAGAGGATCCTCACGGTGTCACCTTTACGACCACGGAAGATAAACAGGTGGCCGGAGAACGGATTGTCATCAAGAACATGCTGGACCAGTTCGCCCAGACCATTGAAGGACTTACGCATATCGGTGACCCCGGCAACCAGCCAGATACGAGTGCCTGACGGTAAGGGTATCATCGGCTCCTCCCGCTCAGCTCGCGGATCAGCGTTTTCAGAAGTGCAGGTGATAAATCCCCGGACAGACGCAGGCTGGCACCGCCGACAGTCACCTCGCATGTCATGGCCTCGCGGCAGGCTGGAGCGGCGGGTTCATAGTGCGGCTCAGCATGGTGTGACAGGACCATATCAGGCAGGACAACGGGGATAACAGAGTCTTGCTCTCTGATTGACCGTTGTATTTCATCGGGCAGAAGATGTCTGTAACGCTGGCGCCAGGTAAACAGCAGATTGTCATTAATTCCATTATCCCGCGCCAACCGGGCAACACAGGCTCCAGGCTGATATGAAGTGGTTTACTGAATTTGGCCACCTGAACAGAGGTGATATGCTCACCTCAGAACAACACAGGTGTCATAATGAAAAAAAGAAATTTCAGCGCAGAGTTTAAACGCGAATCCGCTCAACTGGTCGTTGACCAGAACTACACCGTGGCAGATGCAGCCAGCGCTATGGATGTCGGCCTTTCCACAATGACGCGATGGGTGAAACAATTACGTGATGAACGGCAGGGCAAAACACCAAAAGCCTCCCCCATTACCCCGGAACAAATTGAAATCCGTGAGCTCAGGAAAAAGCTACAACGTATTGAAATGGAAAATGAAATATTAAAAAAGGCTACCGCGCTCTTGATGTCAGACTCCCTGAACAGTTCTCGATAATCGGGAAACTCAGGGCGCGTTATCCTGTGGCCACTCTCTGCCATGTGTTCGGGGTTCATCGCAGCAGCTACAAATACTGGAAAAACCGTCCTGAAAAGCCAGACGGCAGACGGGCTGTATTACGCAGTCAGGTACTTGAACTGCATGGCATCAGCCACGGCTCTGCCGGAGCAAGAAGCATCGCCACAATGGCAACCCAGAGAGGTTACCAGATGGGGCGCTGGCTTGCTGGCAGACTCATGAAAGAGCTGGGGCTGGTCAGTTGCCAGCAGCCGACTCACCGGTATAAGCGTGGCGGTCATGAGCACGTTGCTATCCCGAATCATCTTGAGCGACAGTTCGCCGTAACGGAACCAAATCAGGTGTGGTGCGGTGATGTGACCTATATCTGGACGGGTAAGCGCTGGGCGTACCTCGCCGTTGTTCTCGACCTGTTCGCAAGAAAACCAGTGGGCTGGGCCATGTCGTTCTCGCCGGACAGCAGGCTCACCATGAAAGCACTGGAAATGGCATGGGAAACCCGTGGTAAGCCCGTCGGGGTGATGTTCCACAGCGATAGTAATAATGCCGATGTCAGTCTTTACCACCACTTAGTTTGCCGTTTAACCAGATTGGTGTGATTACTGATGCAGTGAAGACCTTCCCGCATCCTGACTCACACAGCGATCGACCTTTTGTGTCCTGCCCTGGACCCGTCGGTTGCCGGAAGCGCCTTCATGCGAGGCATCTCCTCACCGATGCGCGTGACTCAAGAAGGGCCTGACGGCTTGTCTCGTTACTGTCCTGTCCAGGTTATCTGTCTGGAGATTCAACTCTGTTTCCTCACAGGAGCTCTGTCATGGTTGATAAAGTTACCGAAGCTGCCGTTGTGGGTGGCGTGGATACACATAAAGATTTGCACGTTGCCGCTGTCGTAGATCAGAACAATAAAGTCCTTGGGACTCAGTATTTCTCCACAACACGACAAGGTTACCGGCAGATGCTGGCATGGATGACCTCGTTTGGGACATTAAAGCGAATTGGTGTTGAGTGCACAGGTACCTATGGTTCCGGTTTGCTTCGTTATTTTCAGAACGCCGGGTTAGAAGTTCTTGAGGTGACTGCTCCAGACCGGATGGAGCGACGCAAACGGGGTAAAAGTGACACAATTGATGCTGAATGTGCCGCTCATGCAGCATTCTCAGGCATCAGGACAGTTACTCCCAAAACGCGTGATGGCATGATTGAGTCCCTGCGGGTATTAAAAACTTGCCGAAAAACAGCAATATCAGCCCGCAGAGTCGCTCTCCAGATTATCCATTCAAATATTATCTCTGCCCCGGATGAATTACGTGAACAGCTCAGAAATATGACGCGCATGCAGCTCATCAGGACCCTGGGTTCCTGGAGACCTGATGCCAGTGAATACCGCAATGTAACCAACGTTTATCGCATTTCATTAAAGTCCCTTGCCCGACGCTATCTCGAGTTACATGACGAAATCGCTGATCTGGATGTCATGATTGCGGCAATTGTCGACGAGTTGGCACCTGAGCTGATTAAACGTAATGCTATCGGATACGAAAGCGCTTCACAGTTGCTGATCACTGCCGGAGACAATCCTCAACGGTTAAGATCAGAATCAGGATTTGCGGCACTGTGTGGTGTCAGCCCGGTCCCCGTTTCTTCTGGAAAAACGAACCGTTACCGACTTAATCGTGGTGGAGATCGTGCTGCAAATAGTGCACTTCACATCATCGCCATCGGACGCTTACGAACTGACGCAAAAACAAAGGAATATGTCGCCAGGCGTGTAGCCGAAGGACATACAAAAATGGAAGCGATACGCTGTCTAAAGCGATATATCTCCCGCGAAGTTTACACGTTACTGCGCAATCAAAACAGGCGGATCAACAGTATCCCGATAACAGCTTGACTCTTAGAAGGGCGTCCAGGGCAGCCAGTACGGCAGTGACGACTGGCAGCGCTTCTACCGGGCCAATAACCTGGCGCCGAGCATGAGCCGGCGTGGCAACTGCTGGGATAATGCGGTGGCCGAATCGTTCTTCAGTTCGCTGAAAAAAGAACGGATCAGAAAACGCATATATAAAACAGGGATCTGGCCCGGGCGGATCTTCGATTACATTGAAGTCTTCTATAACCGGTCCCGGCGCCACAGCCACCTCGGCGGCGTCAGTCCGGAGGCCTTCGAACAGGCCTCGTCGTGAGGACAGGATTTGTCTACAGGCGTGGGGTCAGTCCAAACTATAGGGCAGGATCGTCTACCGGGGCGGGGTCAGTCCATCAACGGCTCGGAAGTGTCTAGATTATCCGTGGCTATTCACCGGGGCAAACAGGCCGATCAGGAACGACATAAGAAAGTTCTGTATTACCGACAGGTCAAGAAACTGAGCATAAGAGAAACTGCTGAAGCCACCAGTTACAGTACATCTCAGGTCTGCAGGGTTCAGGCCCTGTTCAGGCCTGAAAATTAAGCACATTTTCTGAGGCTGGAAATCAACTCATGCTGACAGCCTGAGCCTGTTGGCATGGTAAGCAATGTGCTCACCAATAAAGCTGGAAATGAAATAATAGCTGTGGTCGTATCCAGTATGATATCGGAACGACGCATTGAGGTTCATCTCATTGCATACTCTCTCAAGGATTTTGGTGCGCAGTTGCTCTTCATAAAAGGCGTCACTCAGCCCCTGATCAATGAAGATTTCTGGTAATTTTTCACCCTGTAAAATGAGGCTGACTGGATCGTAGGCTTCCCACGTTTTTCTGTTTTCACCCAGGTAAGCGCTAAATGCCTGTTGCCCCCATGGCACCTGAGAAGGCGATACTATCGGGGAAAATGCTGATACGCTCACATATTCACCAGGATTTCGCAGAGCCAGCACCAGAGCACCCAGCCCTCCCATAGAATGACCGGATATAGATTTTCTTGCCGTTGCAGGAAAATGATTCATGACGACATCCGGAAGCTCTCTGAGAATATAGTCATACATCCTGTAATGAACATTCCACGGCTGTTCCGTCGCGTTCAGATAAAAACCGGCCCCCTGGCCAAGATCGTAACTGTCGGCATCCGGGACATTATTACCCCGGGGACTGGTATCCGGGACAACAACGATGACGTTATGCCGGGCTGCATAATGCTGCATACCTGATTTGGTGATGAAATTCTGCTCAGTACAGGTCAGGCCCGACAACCAGTATAGTACCGGCAGTTTTTCTGTTACTGCTTTGGGAGGAAGATACACACCGAAATTCATTTCACAATTAAGGGATTGTGAATAATGCCGGTACACGTTTTGCCAGCCGCCAGAGCTGGCATGCTGCTCAATGAGTTCCATCAGCCGTTATCTCATGGTTATTTCCCCTGACCGAAGCCAGGGGAAGTATCTTTAAATCCGGACGTCAGATAAACGTATACGCCGTGATTTTGTTACCCGCCGGATCCCGCAGGTAGGCAGCATAGGCCCCGGGAAGGTGACCACGCGGGCCAGGTTGACCTTCATCAGCTCCACCGGCGGCAAGGCCGGCAGCATGGAAAGCATCAACCTCTTCCGGGGTGGCAGCAGCGAAGCCGACAGTCACCCCGTTAGCGGAAGGTGCTTCACCGTTGCCCGGACGGGCAATGATAAATGCCGGCTTTTCGCGGCCATAGAGTACCCAGCCGTTGCCAAACGGGCCGAGGTTATTGATACCAAGCGTGCCCAGGACGACATCGTAAAATGCGGAGGATTTCTCGACATCGGCTGCGCCAATGAACACATGAGAAAAGATGCCGTCACCAGAAATTACCGGAGTTGTCATTTTCCACTTCCTTCAGTTTGAGTTGATTAAAATTCTGATGGGATCAGTAATGAATCACTGTCCGGATAGATTTGCCTTCATGCATAAGCTCGAAGGCGTCATTGATTTCATCCAGTGTCATCGTATGGGTTACAAATGGCTCAAGGTCAATATCCCCCTTCATGGCATCCTCGACCATACCGGGGAGCTGAGTGCGGCCTTTTACTCCGCCAAACGCGGAACCTTTCCATACGCGCCCGGTGA contains the following coding sequences:
- a CDS encoding IS5-like element IS903B family transposase, producing the protein MKDQITHLPDNADRSVAKQKFKITNWPTYNKALINRGSITFWLDDEAIQAWYESATPSSRGRPQRYSDLAITTVLVIKRVFRLTLRAAQGFIDSIFTLMNVPLRCPDYTSVSKRAKSVNVSFKTPTRGEIAHLVIDSTGLKVFGEGEWKVKKHGQERRRIWRKLHLAVDSNTHEIICADLSLNNVTDSEAFPGLIRQTHRKIRAASADGAYDTRLCHDELRRKKISALIPPRKGAGYWPGEYADRNRAVANQRLTGSNARWKWTTDYNRRSIAETAMYRVKQLFGGSLTLRDYDGQVAEAMALVRALNKMTKAGMPESVRIA
- the tnpB gene encoding IS66 family insertion sequence element accessory protein TnpB (TnpB, as the term is used for proteins encoded by IS66 family insertion elements, is considered an accessory protein, since TnpC, encoded by a neighboring gene, is a DDE family transposase.), whose amino-acid sequence is MIPLPSGTRIWLVAGVTDMRKSFNGLGELVQHVLDDNPFSGHLFIFRGRKGDTVRILWADADGLCLFTKRLEEGQFVWPAVRDGKIAITRSQLAMLLDKLDWRKPKTARLNSLTML
- a CDS encoding IS110 family transposase, whose amino-acid sequence is MVDKVTEAAVVGGVDTHKDLHVAAVVDQNNKVLGTQYFSTTRQGYRQMLAWMTSFGTLKRIGVECTGTYGSGLLRYFQNAGLEVLEVTAPDRMERRKRGKSDTIDAECAAHAAFSGIRTVTPKTRDGMIESLRVLKTCRKTAISARRVALQIIHSNIISAPDELREQLRNMTRMQLIRTLGSWRPDASEYRNVTNVYRISLKSLARRYLELHDEIADLDVMIAAIVDELAPELIKRNAIGYESASQLLITAGDNPQRLRSESGFAALCGVSPVPVSSGKTNRYRLNRGGDRAANSALHIIAIGRLRTDAKTKEYVARRVAEGHTKMEAIRCLKRYISREVYTLLRNQNRRINSIPITA
- the fghA gene encoding S-formylglutathione hydrolase is translated as MELIEQHASSGGWQNVYRHYSQSLNCEMNFGVYLPPKAVTEKLPVLYWLSGLTCTEQNFITKSGMQHYAARHNVIVVVPDTSPRGNNVPDADSYDLGQGAGFYLNATEQPWNVHYRMYDYILRELPDVVMNHFPATARKSISGHSMGGLGALVLALRNPGEYVSVSAFSPIVSPSQVPWGQQAFSAYLGENRKTWEAYDPVSLILQGEKLPEIFIDQGLSDAFYEEQLRTKILERVCNEMNLNASFRYHTGYDHSYYFISSFIGEHIAYHANRLRLSA
- a CDS encoding VOC family protein codes for the protein MTTPVISGDGIFSHVFIGAADVEKSSAFYDVVLGTLGINNLGPFGNGWVLYGREKPAFIIARPGNGEAPSANGVTVGFAAATPEEVDAFHAAGLAAGGADEGQPGPRGHLPGAYAAYLRDPAGNKITAYTFI